The DNA sequence ACAATTGAAGATATTACTTCTGGGGTTGCTTTTGAAGATGAAGCAATGAAAGCATTAATTGCGGAAACTGCTGAAGTGGAACCGGTAGATGAATTACATGCAGATGATTTAGAAAAGGTTGAATCACTTAATATAGGATATACAGGTTACTATGATACCTTATTGGATGTAGTAAAGTGTCAAAAACTTGAAAGATTAGTTATAGGGGATCCAGAATATGCATTTTGCCATTATCATAGAAAGGGAAAGGAAATTCCGGGACCAGAGAGCAAGGAAAGAATGGAACAGATAGAGTCAGAACTGGAAGTGATTTTAGAAAAATGTCCTAACATAAAAACATTGTGTATTTCTAATGAAGAGGGAAATTGTGAGTTAAATAGTTTGGATTTTTTAAAGAATGGAGATGGGGTGACATTACTTTACATTGAGTATCAGCCAGAAATGGATTATTCTATTTTATTAGAGTGTAAGAATTTGAAGAGTTTGTCGTTATATGAAAGTGATATTTCAGAATGGAGTGTGATAGGTGAGCTTAGCGAACTGAGTTCTCTAAATATAGCAGGAACGAATGTTTCGGAAGCAGAGGAGATATTAAAACTTAAGAACTTGAAATATTTAAATATCAATAATACCCCACTGGCAGAGAATGAAGAACAATTGGCACTGATTTATCAGCAGTTTTCGGATATTGACATTTATACAGGAGAGGATGATTTAGGTAATTGAAAAATAGGGAAAAGAAATGAAAAAGAAATTAATTGTGATTATTTGCATAGCGATTATATTATTGGCAGGCGTGGCAATTGCTGTACCAATCATACAAGACAATACTGAAAAGATTGCATTTGAAGATAATACAATGAAAGCATTAATTGCGGAAACTGCGGGAGTGGAATCCGTGGATAAAATTCGGGAAGACGATTTAGAAAAGATAGAAGAATTGAATATAGGATATACAGGATATTATGAAACGTTGGCCGATATTGAAAAATGTCCGAATTTGAGAAGATTAATTATTGGTTATCCGAGTTGTCCGATGTCATATTATCCCTTTGCAGGAAGAGAAATGCCAGAGCCGGAAAGTAAGGAAAGAGTGAAACAAATAGAAAAAGAATTGGGAAGCATTTTAGAAAAATGTCCAAATCTAACAACCATATATATATCCAACGAAAAAGGGAACTGTGAGTTGGATAATATAGAATTTTTGAAAAAGGGAAAAAAACTTATCAATATCAGTTTGTATTATCAAATGGATATCGATTATTCTGTTCTTTCAGAGTGTAATGAATTAGGTTTTTTGGCATTGGATTATTGTAATATTTCAGATTTAGATATGTTAAGTCAGTTAGAACGCTTAGAATATTTAGGTTTAGAAGGAACCGATGTCTCGGAAGCGGAAGAAATATTAAAAATAAAAAACCTTAATCATTCTTATGTTGATATTGATATTAGAGATACACCACTAGCAGAAAATGAAGAGCAAGTAGAGCTTATTTATCAGCAGTTACCAGAGGCTAATATTTGCAAGTAAAAAGTGAGAAAAATAAGATGCGAGACATAGGACATATAAAAAAAAGAAACCTGATTATTTCCGCAAGTGTGATAGTGTTTATACTAGTTATAGCACTTATAATAGCAGTTTTAAGTAATTTAGATTTTTTGAAAAAGGCAGGTAAACTTGAAGAACTTACTCTTATAGGGCAGCCGGCAATGGATTATTCCGCAATTTCGGAATGTTATCAATTAAAGAGCTTAGGATTGTTGGAATGTAATATTTCTGACTTTAGTATACTAAATGGGTTGGAAAATTTGGAGAGTTTAAATTTGACAGCAACCAATATTCCAGAGGCCAAGGATTTATTAAATCTGAAGAATCTGAAAGAACTAGATATTATTAGCACCCCACTCGCAGAGAATGAAGAACAGTTAGCACTGCTTTATCAGCAGTTTCCAGATATTGACATTTATACAGGAATGGATGATTTTGGAAATTGAAAAAATAAATTGTTGGTGCATGAGGCGAATAGGAAAAAACAAATTATTGTAACGGAATTTGTTTTTTCGGAGGATAATATTTGCAAGTAAAGAAGTGAGAAAAATAAGATGCGAGACATAAGACATATTAAAAAAACCAATCTGATTATTTCCGCAAGCATAATAGTGTTAATCATAGTTATACTATTGGCAGGCGTGACAATTGTTGTACCAATCATTAAGGACAATGCGCAAAAGATTGCATTTGAAGATGAGAGAATGGCAAGGGAAATAGCCATAGGTGCTGGGGTAGAATCTGTAGATGAATTTCGAGTGGATGATCTGGATAAAGTAAAAAGTTTGGATATAAGATACACTGGTTTTTATGATACCATATCAGACATAGAAAAATGTCAGCAGTTAAGCTATTTGGTTATTGGTCAGGTTGATTATGGTGATGAATTTGAATCAGCCAATCAGGATGATTGGCCGGGACCGGAAAGCAAAGAGAAAATTCAGCAGACAAAAAGAGAACTGGGGAATATTTTGGAAAAATGTACCAAATTAAGGTATTTGTATATAATAGGAGAAGAGAAATACTTTGAATTAGGAGACTTAGAATTCTTGGAAAATGGACAAAATTTAAAGAGTCTTTCTCTTAGAAATCAACCATCAATGGATTATTCTGCGATTGCGAAATGTTCTCAATTAGAGCATTTATCATTGTATGGATGTGATGTTTCTGATTTAAGTATGTTGAGTAAGTTAGAAAATTTGGAAAATTTAGACATAGTAGGAACAAATGTTTCGGAAGCTAAGGATATACTAAATGTAAAGAAACTTAAAGTGTTATATATTGCAGATACTCCACTTGAAGAAAATGAGGAACAGTTAGCACTTATCTATCAGCAGTTTCCGGATATAGAGATTAGTAATTTTAACTGGAAAGAATATTGAGTTAAGTAGTTTAAATTTTGTAAGAAAAAGTAGAGAAGTAAAATGAAAAAGAAACTAATTGTAGGGGCTTGGATAATAGTTATTTTCTTATTTGGAGTTACCGTTATTCGACCGATTGTGTTGGATAATATGCGGAAAGTAAAATTTGAAGATGAAAAAATGGGATTTGTAATAAGAAGTTCCTCAGAAGTGAAATCAGAAGAGGAATTTCGAAAGAATAACTTAGAAGAAGTAACATATCTGGACATCAGATATCCTGGCCGCTATGACACGTTGGTGGATATAGAAAAATGTAAACAGTTAGAAAATTTAACAATCGGTCAGGTGGAATATGTAAAAGGAAAAGATATGAAGGATGAAGGATGGATTCAACAGATAGAAAAAGAATTGGATGGTATCATAAAAAGTTGTTCCCAAATAAATTCTTTGATGATTATAGGAGTTGAAGACCGTTTTGAGTTAGAAAACTTAGAGTTTTTAAAGAATGCCAAAAACTTAGAGGATTTAACGCTATTTTGTCAACCGGCAAAAGATTATTCAGCAATCTCAGAAATACCTCATTTGAGGGGGCTGTTTTTTAGAGGATGTAATATAGAAGAGCTAGATATGTTAGATGGTCTTACTGAACTAGAAAGTTTGTGGATAAAAGAATGTGATGTTTCGGAAGCGGGACAGATTGTAAACTTAAAATCTCTTAAATATTTAGACCTTGAGAATACACCGCTTGCTGGAAATTCAGAACAGTTAGAAATTATATTTGAAAATTGTCCTAATATAGAAATACTAAATTTATCTGTAAAAGAGGGGAAACTGAGTGATTTGAATTTCTTAAGAAATGCAGAGAATTTAAAGGAACTTGTATTGGTCAATCAATCGCTTACAGATTATTCGGCAATAGCAGAATGTTCAAAATTAAAGTATTTAACATTAGGCAGATGTAATATTTCTGATTTAAGCATGCTGAGTGGACTGGAAAATTTGGAAACTTTGGTCTTAACAGGGACTAATATTTCAGAAGCTAAGGATATATTGAGCATGAAAAATCTCAAAGAGTTGTATATTGCAGATACTCCATTGGCAGAGAATGAAGAACAACTAGCGCTGATTTATCAACAGTTCCCAGATATTGAGATTCAAAAATAGGGAGAAAAATAATGGAAGAGAAACAAGGAAAAAACACTTGGATAGTAATTATATTATTAATAGCGTTAGTGTTTGCTACCCCAACACTATTGGAATATGCCAGAAGAATGAAAGTTGAAAATGAGTGGGGTGGCAGAAAAATACTTATGTATGATGGTGTAGGAGTGGAAAAAATTCGCATCAATGAGTTGGATAAAGATGAGTGTTTAGGAAATGTATATACAGAAGAGCAGATGATAGAACTTTCAAGGGCATTCATGGGCGGTGCGTCGAAACAAGACATGGAGGTAGCCTGGGGTTCTGAAAATTATGATGTTTATTATGAACAGATATTTACAGTTTCAGAGCAAAGAGAACGTACTGTTAATATAGAAGAAGTAGAGAGAATTCTTAGTAAGGATTCTGAGAAAATTACCAATGAAGAATATGATGTACTTGCCTTAGCATATTTGTTGGCAGAAAAGGATGATTTAGATACTTTTTTTCTGTCGATGTTGAAAGAAAGGACAGACCATAATGAGTCATGGTATGCTTCATCAATGTATTACAAGGTCTATTCTGAGTGGGAGATAGATCACGAAAAAGTAGAACAGATAGGGGGAAGAGTTGCAGGTTATGAAAAAGGGTTGTTACGACTAATTTGGGAATATAGGGCAGAAGGAGATGAAGATACCATAGAAGATACTATAATAGAGTGCGATATACAGCGAGAACATGTTTTACAGCGTATGACTCTATTAGATGTTGTAAATCAAATGGGAACATTTGATGGCGAATATAAAGCAGAGAATCCGATATTAGCCATTGAGGAGACAGAGAACAGAGCATTGTTACTGAGACTTTGTGAGGGGGAGGCTGTTAGTGGCATAAAACCAACAGGTTCTACATTAAGGCAATCAACAGTTACAATTAGTCAAACTGAGTTTGGAATATTCGTTGATAGTTGGCAGATGAATTATTCAGAGTATGTGCTTAATGGTTATCTTGGCAGTAATACATCAAAAAAATATAAAAAATCAAAGAATTTGGAGCTGATTGAAAAACAATATCATGATATGGAGATGGCAATGTTGTACAGTGATTATGATTGTTGCGTGAACTATGTGGATTATAATCTGGCAGTAAATAGTACACATATGTTTTATCCCTATGAGGGCGAGCAAACGGAGTCAAAGATAAGGAGGATGAATAATAGTAATAAAAATGATCAAGCAGAAGATTATGGACGAGAAGAATTAGCAGAACTGTTAAGGAAGGAATTTCCAACAAATGGTTTGAGCGTAGAGATTGTTTTGACAAGACCAGATGATGTCATTAAGTTTATGAGGGGGTTATCTGGAAGGTCAGAAGATATTTATTTTGATATAATTGGCAATAAAATTAAAGAATAGACGGAAATACATAACGAAAAACTATAAAAATTCAACTGCCTGTGTTATACTTATACCCAAATAGCAGTAATGCAAAGAAAGAGGTACAGTATGGCACAGGCAGTTGTTACGTTAAAAAAAGGCGAAGGACGCACCTTAAAATCCGGTGGTGCGTGGATATATGACAATGAAATAGATTCTATTATGGGAAGTTTTGAGAATGGTGATATTGTAATTGTTCACGATTTTGACGGTTACCCCATGGGAAAAGGCTTTATCAATACCAATTCCAAAATCCGTATTCGCATGATGACTCGGAAAAAAGACCAAGAAATTGATGCAGAATTTATTAAAATGAGAGTAAGAAATGCATGGGAATATCGAAAGAAAACCGTAGATACCAGTTCCTGTCGTGTGATTTTCGGAGAGGCAGACTGGCTTCCGGGATTAGTAGTGGACAAGTTTGAGGATGTCTTGGTTATGCAGTCTCTTGCCCTTGGCATTGACCGTTTCAAGGAAGAAATTGCAAAGGATTTAAAGGAATGCATGGCAGAGGACGGAATCATTATTCGTGGTGTGTACGAGAGAAGTGATGCCAAAGTGCGTAAGCAAGAAGGCATGGAGCTGGTAAAAGGCTTTATCGGACCGGAATTTGATACCAAGGTTCAGATTGTAGAAAATGGTGTGAAATATTTCGTAGATGTAAAGGATGGACAAAAGACAGGATTTTTCCTAGACCAGAAGTATAATCGTCAGGCAATTCATCGTTTATGTAAAGGCGCAAAGGTATTAGATTGCTTTACCCATACCGGTTCCTTTGCACTGAATGCAGGAATTGCGGGGGCAGCAAGCGTATTAGGCGTAGATGCATCTCAACTTGCCGTAAATCAGGCAACGGAGAATGCAACTTTGAACGGTTTGGAGAAAACAGTACGCTTCGAGTGTCATGATGTATTTGAATTGCTTCCGGAATTGGAGCAAAAGGGAGAGAAGTTTGATGTGGTGATATTGGACCCACCTGCTTTTACAAAGTCCAGAAACTCCATTAAAAATGCAGTAAAAGGATATCGTGAAATCAATTTGCGCGGTATGAAGCTGGTACGTGACGGTGGCTATCTTGCTACTTGTTCCTGTTCGCATTTTATGGATTATGAATTATTTACAAAGACTTTGCATCAGGCAGCAGCTAACGTACATAAACGTCTGCGTCAGGTGGAATTTCGTACCCAGGCACCGGATCATCCGATTCTCTGGGCAGGAGAAGAAGAATCCTATTACTTGAAATTTTATATTTTCCAGGTATGTGAGGAGAAGTAAAAGAATGAATATTTTAACAGCAGAACATCTGACAAAAGCATATACAGCGGAACGAACCTTGCTATCCGATGCAGCCTTTAGTCTCCAAGAAGGGGAAAAGGTAGGTGTTATCGGTGTCAATGGAATGGGAAAGTCCACGTTGCTAAAAATTCTGGCAGGAGTGGAAGAACCGGATGCAGGAACTGTCATTATGGGAAACCATGTGAAGATGGCATACTTAGAGCAGACGCCGGTATTTGAGGATACTCTTACTATAATAAAGGCAGCATTGCGAGGATTAGACGAGCAGGATATGGTACTGGCAAGTGAGGCGAAGTCCATGCTGTACCAGCTTGGATTTACTGATACAGACCAGACGGTAAAACACTTGTCGGGAGGACAGAAAAAGCGGATTGCATTGGTGAATACTGTATTGCAGCCGGTAGAGATTCTTATTTTGGATGAGCCGACCAACCATTTGGATAACGAAATGTCTCAGTGGTTAGAGGATTTTTTGGTAAAGTTCAAAGGAGCTGTAGTAATGGTAACCCATGACCGATACTTTTTGGACAGAGTAGTAGACCGAATCGTAGAGGTAGAGCATGGCAGTATTTACAGTTATCCCGGAAGTTATGCAGACTATGTAGGACTGAAAATGCAACGACAGAACATGGAGTTGGCAAGTGAGCGCAAGCGAAAGAGTATTCTGAAAAAAGAATTGGCTTGGCTGGCAAGAGGAGCAAGAGCACGTTCCACCAAACAGAAGGCGCATATCCAGCGAATAGAAGATATGCTGGCGGCGGAAGGACCAATCGAAGAGTCTAATATAGAAATGACTTCCTTAGCTTCCCGTATGGGCAAAAAGACCATTGAATTAAATGGATTATGTAAGTCTTATGGAGAACGCAAGCTCATAGAGGATTTCACTTATATTTTCTTGAAACAGGACAGAATCGGAATTGTGGGGCCAAATGGCTGTGGAAAGTCTACGCTATTGAAGATAATAATGGGACAGATTATTCCGGATGCGGGAACAGTAGAAATAGGGGAAACCATAAAAATAGGATATTTTTCCCAGGACAATTCTCATATGGATGAGTCCATGAAAGCGATTGAATATGTAAAAGAAGTGGCAGAGTTCATTCAGACTCCGGATGGGAAAATCAGTGCTTCTGCATTGATGGAGCGTTTTTTATTTGACGGAACTATGCAGTGGACACCTATTGGCAAGTTGTCCGGAGGGGAACGCAGAAGATTGTATCTGATGCGTATCTTAATGGGAGCGCCTAATGTACTGATATTAGATGAGCCTACCAATGATTTGGATATCAAGACATTGACCATTTTGGAGGATTATCTGGATTCCTTCGATGGAATCGTTATTACCGTATCCCATGACCGTTATTTTCTGGAACGATTGGTAAAACGTATTTTTGCCTTTGAAGAAAATGGACATTTGCAGCAGTATGAGGGCGGTTATCTGGATTATATTCGGGCAAGACAGGAACGACAGGAAAAAAGCGGCTTAACAGGTGGAAATGGCACGGCAATCAAGAAAGCTGAAGATAAAGAGACACAGGTTGAAAACGGAACCAACGGAAAAGGAAAACCAAATTATTCTCCAAAGAAGTTAAAGTTCTCCTATAAAGAACAGCGGGAATATGAAACAATAGATGACGATATTGCAAATCTGGAATCCAAAATAGAGCAGTTGGATCAGGAGATTATAAAAAATGCCACCAACAGTGTGAAATTAAGAGAGCTAATGGCAGAAAAGGAAACAGCAGAGGTACAATTGGAAGAAAAAATGGACCGCTGGGTATATTTGAACGATTTGGCGGAACAGATAGAAGCGCAGAAATAAGAAACTAGTAGAAATAGGAAGTGAGAATTATGGCGAAGAAAAAAGAAATTAAGACCAATGCCATGCGTATTTTAGATAAAAATAAGATAAAATACGAAGTGCTTCAGTATGAGTGTGATGAATTTATTGATGGGCTTCATACTGCAGAAAAGACAGGAGCGCCGGTAGAACAGTCCTTCAAAACATTGGTGCTTCAGGGAAAGAGCAAACAGTATTATGTATTTGTACTGCCTATTGCAGAGGAGATTGATTTAAAACATGCAGCACGACTGGTGGAAGAAAAGTCAGTAGAAATGATACATGTAAAAGATATTACAGATATTACCGGGTATGTGCGGGGCGGTTGTAGTCCTCTCGGAATGAAGAAAAATTATCCTGTCATACTTCAGGAGGATGCCTGTAATTATGATAAAATCTATATCAGTGGAGGAAGAATCGGAACTACGTTGTGCCTGAATCCGCAGGATTTGATT is a window from the Roseburia sp. 499 genome containing:
- a CDS encoding leucine-rich repeat domain-containing protein, with protein sequence MKKRIGIGCIILIVITGVVITSMVLNDDSKKNTIEDITSGVAFEDEAMKALIAETAEVEPVDELHADDLEKVESLNIGYTGYYDTLLDVVKCQKLERLVIGDPEYAFCHYHRKGKEIPGPESKERMEQIESELEVILEKCPNIKTLCISNEEGNCELNSLDFLKNGDGVTLLYIEYQPEMDYSILLECKNLKSLSLYESDISEWSVIGELSELSSLNIAGTNVSEAEEILKLKNLKYLNINNTPLAENEEQLALIYQQFSDIDIYTGEDDLGN
- a CDS encoding leucine-rich repeat domain-containing protein is translated as MRDIRHIKKTNLIISASIIVLIIVILLAGVTIVVPIIKDNAQKIAFEDERMAREIAIGAGVESVDEFRVDDLDKVKSLDIRYTGFYDTISDIEKCQQLSYLVIGQVDYGDEFESANQDDWPGPESKEKIQQTKRELGNILEKCTKLRYLYIIGEEKYFELGDLEFLENGQNLKSLSLRNQPSMDYSAIAKCSQLEHLSLYGCDVSDLSMLSKLENLENLDIVGTNVSEAKDILNVKKLKVLYIADTPLEENEEQLALIYQQFPDIEISNFNWKEY
- a CDS encoding leucine-rich repeat domain-containing protein; amino-acid sequence: MKKKLIVGAWIIVIFLFGVTVIRPIVLDNMRKVKFEDEKMGFVIRSSSEVKSEEEFRKNNLEEVTYLDIRYPGRYDTLVDIEKCKQLENLTIGQVEYVKGKDMKDEGWIQQIEKELDGIIKSCSQINSLMIIGVEDRFELENLEFLKNAKNLEDLTLFCQPAKDYSAISEIPHLRGLFFRGCNIEELDMLDGLTELESLWIKECDVSEAGQIVNLKSLKYLDLENTPLAGNSEQLEIIFENCPNIEILNLSVKEGKLSDLNFLRNAENLKELVLVNQSLTDYSAIAECSKLKYLTLGRCNISDLSMLSGLENLETLVLTGTNISEAKDILSMKNLKELYIADTPLAENEEQLALIYQQFPDIEIQK
- a CDS encoding class I SAM-dependent rRNA methyltransferase yields the protein MAQAVVTLKKGEGRTLKSGGAWIYDNEIDSIMGSFENGDIVIVHDFDGYPMGKGFINTNSKIRIRMMTRKKDQEIDAEFIKMRVRNAWEYRKKTVDTSSCRVIFGEADWLPGLVVDKFEDVLVMQSLALGIDRFKEEIAKDLKECMAEDGIIIRGVYERSDAKVRKQEGMELVKGFIGPEFDTKVQIVENGVKYFVDVKDGQKTGFFLDQKYNRQAIHRLCKGAKVLDCFTHTGSFALNAGIAGAASVLGVDASQLAVNQATENATLNGLEKTVRFECHDVFELLPELEQKGEKFDVVILDPPAFTKSRNSIKNAVKGYREINLRGMKLVRDGGYLATCSCSHFMDYELFTKTLHQAAANVHKRLRQVEFRTQAPDHPILWAGEEESYYLKFYIFQVCEEK
- a CDS encoding ABC-F family ATP-binding cassette domain-containing protein, whose protein sequence is MNILTAEHLTKAYTAERTLLSDAAFSLQEGEKVGVIGVNGMGKSTLLKILAGVEEPDAGTVIMGNHVKMAYLEQTPVFEDTLTIIKAALRGLDEQDMVLASEAKSMLYQLGFTDTDQTVKHLSGGQKKRIALVNTVLQPVEILILDEPTNHLDNEMSQWLEDFLVKFKGAVVMVTHDRYFLDRVVDRIVEVEHGSIYSYPGSYADYVGLKMQRQNMELASERKRKSILKKELAWLARGARARSTKQKAHIQRIEDMLAAEGPIEESNIEMTSLASRMGKKTIELNGLCKSYGERKLIEDFTYIFLKQDRIGIVGPNGCGKSTLLKIIMGQIIPDAGTVEIGETIKIGYFSQDNSHMDESMKAIEYVKEVAEFIQTPDGKISASALMERFLFDGTMQWTPIGKLSGGERRRLYLMRILMGAPNVLILDEPTNDLDIKTLTILEDYLDSFDGIVITVSHDRYFLERLVKRIFAFEENGHLQQYEGGYLDYIRARQERQEKSGLTGGNGTAIKKAEDKETQVENGTNGKGKPNYSPKKLKFSYKEQREYETIDDDIANLESKIEQLDQEIIKNATNSVKLRELMAEKETAEVQLEEKMDRWVYLNDLAEQIEAQK
- the ybaK gene encoding Cys-tRNA(Pro) deacylase codes for the protein MAKKKEIKTNAMRILDKNKIKYEVLQYECDEFIDGLHTAEKTGAPVEQSFKTLVLQGKSKQYYVFVLPIAEEIDLKHAARLVEEKSVEMIHVKDITDITGYVRGGCSPLGMKKNYPVILQEDACNYDKIYISGGRIGTTLCLNPQDLIQVTGARTGDFLENKA